GGAAGAATTGGAAAAAGAACGTTCCAATGAAATCCGTTCCCGCTTCAATGCCGTTCCAGGTATATTGACATTTGTGGTAAGCACCCTGATCTTTATCACAGGAGCATATTACCTCCGTTCGGCGATGCCAATTTTTTTCGGTGTGCCCTTCTCTGTGGTACTTGGGTTTATGGCGGCCATCTACTTCCGCGAAAAATCCACCGAGGAAATCCGAGAAGACATCAAAAATTCTGGGAAGTTTTCGGGGGTTGGGGATTGGGGCAAACCAAATTACAATACAAGCTCCTCTTCTTCAAACTACGAAGACGAAGGGGAAACCAGCAAAAAAGACGAGAAACTATCCAATATCTACAAAGCCGCAGATAATTTCGTATTTCCCAAACGATTCAATAAAATCACAGATAAAGTTTTGGATCCCAAGTCCTTACGTTCGCGAATCTACGAAAACTTGGACAATATCAAACGAAACAACATGACTCTAGCCAAAGAGAAAGATGACGATAAAGTAGCTTCTACTGTCGAATATGCCGTTTTACAATCCGTTTCCACCATTATCATTCCAGAAGATGTTGCCATTCGGGATCTTCCGAACACCATTCTCATCAACCGCACTGATATGAAATCCGCACTGTTCCGTGGCCAACTCGCTGACCACTACAGAGAGGAAATGAACAAAAAGAAGTTCGATAAAAAATTGGTTAAGTACTACACCTACCTCATCAACACGGTAGAGATGGAGTATTATAAATACCTTCCGAAAAAACGAGTTTAAATACTAAAATTATTTGATTCTAAAGGGGTCGCTCTTCCTATGGAGTGTGATGTATCAAAACGGTATTGTACAATTTCCTATCATCATCATCGATGAAGATTTTCGTTCCGAAAATGCCAGTGGTCTTGGCATTCGAGCAATTGCAAAGGCCCTAGAAGGCGAAGGAATCGAAGTACTGGGAGTCACCAGTTACGGAGATTTAACGAGTTTTGTGCAACAACAAAGTCGGGCTTGTGGATTCATCCTTTCCATTGACGATGAAGAGTTCACACCGGAAACAGAAGGTGAAGTTCCAGATGCTCTCCGCCAACTCAAAGACTTTGTAACGCAAGTTAGACATAGAAACGCCGACATACCTCTGTTTCTTTATGGTGAGACTAGAACCAGTCGCCACATTCCCAACAGCATATTAAAAGAACTTCACGGCTTCATTCATATGTTTGAAGACACCCCTGAGTTTATGGCACGTGCCATTCACAGAGAAGTAAAATCTTATTTAGATAGTCTGCCTCCACCATTTTTTCGTGCCTTAACACAATATGCACATGACGGAAGTTATAGTTGGCACTGCCCTGGTCACTCGGGTGGAGTTGCCTTTTTAAAAAGCCCAGTTGGCCAAATGTTCCACCAATTTTTTGGAGAGAACATGCTTCGTGCTGACGTTTGTAATGCGGTGGATGAACTAGGCCAATTACTCGACCATACGGGTCCTATTTCTGCCAGCGAAAGAAACGCAGCGCGGATATTTCAATGTGATAGTTTGTATTTTGTTACTAATGGTACTTCTACTTCCAACAAAATTGTTTGGCATAGTACGGTAGCACCGGGTGACGTCGTGATTGTAGATCGAAATTGCCACAAAAGTATTTTACATGCTATCACTATGACTGGAGCCATTCCCGTATTTCTTATGCCAACAAGAAACCACTTCGGAATCATTGGACCCATTCCGAAGGCGGAATTCAAATGGGAAAACATCCAGAAAAAAATCGCAGAACATCCGTTTGCAAAAGAAGTAAAAGGAAATCCTCGAATTCTCACCATCACCCAAAGTACTTATGATGGAATTCTTTACAATGTAGAGGACATCAAATCAGAGTTAGATGGTAAAATTTCGACTCTCCATTTCGATGAAGCTTGGCTTCCGCACGCTTCCTTTCACAGATTCTACACCGGAATGCACGCCATTGGTTCTGACAGACCTCGCCCCAAAGAAAGTATGATCTTTGCCACTCAGTCCACACACAAACTTCTTGCCGGTCTTTCACAAGCAAGCCAGATTCTTGTCCAAAACAGTGAAAAAGAAACCCTAGATAGAAACCTTTTTAATGAAGCATTTTTGATGCACACAAGCACAAGTCCACAGTATGCCATCATTGCTTCTTGTGATGTAGCAGCAGCCATGATGGAATCTCCCGGTGGGAATGCCCTTGTGGAAGAGTCCATTGAGGAAGCCCTAGATTTCCGACGTGCTATGCGCAAAGTAGGTTTGGAACTGGAAGAGGATTGGTGGTTTAGTGTTTGGGGACC
Above is a window of Leptospira wolbachii serovar Codice str. CDC DNA encoding:
- a CDS encoding arginine/lysine/ornithine decarboxylase, whose amino-acid sequence is MYQNGIVQFPIIIIDEDFRSENASGLGIRAIAKALEGEGIEVLGVTSYGDLTSFVQQQSRACGFILSIDDEEFTPETEGEVPDALRQLKDFVTQVRHRNADIPLFLYGETRTSRHIPNSILKELHGFIHMFEDTPEFMARAIHREVKSYLDSLPPPFFRALTQYAHDGSYSWHCPGHSGGVAFLKSPVGQMFHQFFGENMLRADVCNAVDELGQLLDHTGPISASERNAARIFQCDSLYFVTNGTSTSNKIVWHSTVAPGDVVIVDRNCHKSILHAITMTGAIPVFLMPTRNHFGIIGPIPKAEFKWENIQKKIAEHPFAKEVKGNPRILTITQSTYDGILYNVEDIKSELDGKISTLHFDEAWLPHASFHRFYTGMHAIGSDRPRPKESMIFATQSTHKLLAGLSQASQILVQNSEKETLDRNLFNEAFLMHTSTSPQYAIIASCDVAAAMMESPGGNALVEESIEEALDFRRAMRKVGLELEEDWWFSVWGPEALADEGAGERDEWILKTNDRWHGFGDIAEGFNMLDPIKATVITPGMSVEGEFADWGIPALILTKYLAEHGIIVEKTGLYSFFIMFTIGITKGRWNTMVTELQQFKDDYDSNQPLWRVMPKFTTTHPKYDRIGLRDLCQSMHEVYRANNISHLTTEMYLSPMIPAMKPSEAFSKMAHRDIERVPIDELEGRITSVLLTPYPPGIPLLIPGEIFNMTIIRYLQFAREFNSKFPGFETDIHGLVEEKSESGHMTYYVDCVSE